The Andrena cerasifolii isolate SP2316 chromosome 14, iyAndCera1_principal, whole genome shotgun sequence genome contains a region encoding:
- the Tyf gene encoding twenty-four isoform X3 — protein sequence MSTADTALSISIKMAPGPEHRQEPVAPDKTAENNRSDISNETDIENSVVGVETITNQTLNTESASTNIDTNTDSTSQSASTCVTSDNKQEEPATLSTLNEGELRALLDEAITYKCPKDREGKSSLFKELLQEAEADETEEGRRIIANSRCLPGTNRRRHKRDSVSERLTHGGSLQNLTQPITSEFDSSFAYLTSGSSHTYGGSRRKNKKYTGPSVSARQREGGSLPSNVNASHSLASLANLDLLFDKKGFCEERTAYDWTNKEKSKSLDKPSCTSVKKEEKEKDKKDIKKDLCESELEIREKRSNKGKHGTNEMLDSDHPPPEYKSDYMVIDLGDAEVGTISERNVGPAISGVQRPHSLDTEDDEGTEMKIIEPRRPQYISHTTFDIAQTPVDTTIDFSFREHSGKQDKSKISVNGTLSFQTFNSVKCGIGGTSNTSSASQGKVVPSLCSMMSASLQTQNITMEGSRYTAHTTASGEKKSLDENGNAVQNYNGERKKNGKKNIQEHNVIVYSAEAVEGHRNEDIESLINFIENKESKSKKGKPGNPVRVKTNSGAKPRSREKDAKREQLPAKLQKSNSLEEISKTKLEDLTTENNISSSVASNLSSQHGTINVALRRAKQKSTGDAAIDSRGDRRSWGTEEGQSIYCNDTGDDYASRRNSNKKINPEPEHETEFLVVTKKKKSKKQRRSSSGSRAQNLTTSGSYLQNSRGFSNEYRTPLSPERRRKSASSMPPSDKSDSSDSDSVHSLPVTSNTSKHNLSKIATSSGGTPQASYADIARMATMNMTHSSVLNMSTIVPSMLNTSSWPSVPPKTLSEPDKIPQDYYPSLDELQHSDRKTRQHNFTHTNHFLNLSFEKPPSPILSSKVKNSTERKKAEAQEVINKNIQVIKYVQDIEQMQQNLMQQEQKHVTSNHSTNSNEILVANSVTNCNFDSDNNNPSCNNINNKDPVVNPRCNNLRPRRGYAQNSQNVQNQVSYEEQHLKKTGYSYHDENSKKVHNTECSGVHSENKSSPGTMGTSDDIETQKVNCQNNPRSLQEMQNIESGTSKSSKNETPIKTGKEQNANVKHETIKSGNIHLTNSKQDQQEDSECKKNKQGIPLDTDQSQKVESQVSNKQKVLRPAVILLDEASSDITKNSDLPTELRFGFEINEQLLLSEDSVTEETSTASSVFPSVIPPLVNKPSSNFDRYPPMFEKHMRCDKFTSNFMESPNTHVTQQPMHPVMGQRLPCIGYPPRFPSPTYMPPPPAPPMGIMEKYHQPKEDFSVLYVAPEEDVNIQTYNHDKIVSFVGLAWDAVMREMPVTASGRIQFYSGQ from the exons ATGAGCACAGCGGACACAGCGCTGTCAATTTCGATCAAAATGGCCCCAGGGCCGGAACATCGTCAAGAACCAGTAGCTCCCGATAAAACTGCTGAAAATAACCGTAGTGATATTTCTAatgaaacagatattgaaaattcagtgGTAGGTGTTGAGACTATTACTAATCAGACTTTGAACACAGAAAGTGCTTCAACAAACATTGATACCAATACAGATTCAACAAGTCAGAGTGCATCAACCTGTGTTACTTCGGATAATAAACAG GAAGAACCTGCTACGTTGTCTACATTAAATGAAGGTGAATTACGTGCATTATTGGATGAAGCTATAACATATAAGTGTCCCAAAGATCGTGAAGGAAAGTCCAGCCTGTTTAAA GAGCTACTGCAAGAAGCGGAGGCTGATGAAACTGAAGAAGGTCGTAGAATAATAGCAAATTCACGCTGCCTGCCTGGAACAAATCGTAGGAGACATAAACGAGACTCTGTATCTGAAAGGCTCACGCACGGAGGATCGTTGCAGAATTTGACACAACCTATTACTTCAGAGTTTGATAGCAGTTTTGCCTACTTGACGTCTGGTTCTAGCCATACTTACGGAGGAAGTAGAAGAAAGAATAAGAAATATACAGGACCTAGTGTATCTGCAAGGCAAAGGGAAGGTGGATCATTACCATCAAATGTTAATGCATCGCATAGTCTTGCTTCGTTGGCTAATTTAGATTTATTGTTCGATAAGAAG GGTTTCTGCGAAGAGCGGACAGCGTATGACTGGACcaataaagaaaaatcaaaatcccTGGACAAACCATCGTGTACTAGCGTAAAGaaggaagagaaagaaaaggacaaaaaagatataaaaaaagatttgtGTGAAAGTGAACTTGAAATACGTGAGAAACGAAGTAATAAAGGAAAACACGGGACAAATGAGATGCTTGACTCAGATCATCCTCCACCAGAGTATAAGTCAGATTACATGGTAATCGATTTAGGTGATGCTGag gTGGGCACCATTAGCGAGAGGAATGTGGGACCCGCTATAAGTGGGGTTCAAAGACCTCACTCTTTGGATACGGAAGACGATGAAGGAACTGAAATGAAAATTATCGAACCGCGTAGACCTCAGTATATATCGCACACTACTTTCGATATAGCTCAGACCCCAGTGGACACTACTATAGATTTTTCTTTCCGAGAGCATAGTGGGAAACAAGATAAATCAAAAATATCTGTTAATGGTACACTttcttttcaaacttttaacaGTGTGAAGTGTGGTATCGGTGGAACCTCAAATACTTCTAGTGCTAGTCAGGGTAAAGTAGTACCAAGCTTATGCTCCATGATGTCTGCGTCCTTACAAACACAGAATATCACAATGG AAGGTTCCAGGTATACAGCGCATACTACGGCGTCTGGAGAAAAGAAATCCTTGGACGAAAATGGAAATGCAGTGCAAAACTATAATGGGGAAcggaaaaaaaatggtaaaaagaaTATACAGGAACATAATGTTATTGTATACAGTGCAGAAGCTGTTGAAGGTCATCGTAACGAAGACATTGAGAGTTTAATTAACTTTATTGAAAACAAAGAATCCAAAAGTAAAAAAGGAAAACCTGGCAATCCAGTGAGAGTCAAAACTAATTCTGGAGCGAAACCAAGGAGTAGAGAGAAAGATGCTAAAAGGGAACAGTTACCCGCCAAGTTACAGAAATCTAATTCCCTTGAAGAAATATCCAAGACTAAGCTTGAAGACCTCACAACAGAAAACAATATTAGTTCTAGTGTCGCTAGTAACTTATCGAGTCAACATG GCACCATTAATGTTGCTTTGCGACGTGCGAAACAAAAGAGCACGGGGGACGCAGCTATCGATAGCCGCGGTGATAGACGATCCTGGGGAACAGAAGAAGGTCAGTCTATATATTGCAATGATACTGGAGATGATTATGCTAGTCGCCGAAACtccaataaaaaaatcaatccAGAGCCGGAACACGAAACAGAATTTTTGGTAGttacgaaaaagaagaaaagtaaaaaGCAAAGGAGAAGTTCCAGTGGTAGTAGAGCACAAAACTTGACAACATCCGGATCTTATCTCCAGAACTCCAGAGGATTTTCCAATGAATACAGAACACCTCTTTCTCCTGAACGTAGAAGAAAATCGGCAAGCAGTATGCCACCAAG CGACAAATCAGACAGCAGCGATTCAGACTCTGTCCATTCATTGCCAGTCACGTCAAATACTTCTAAACACAATTTATCGAAAATAGCTACCTCATCAGGCGGAACGCCACAAGCAAGTTACGCAGACATAGCTCGTATGGCAACTATGAACATGACACATAGTTCGGTGTTAAATATGTCTACAATAGTGCCGAGCATGTTAAACACATCATCGTGGCCTAGTGTGCCGCCTAAAACGCTTTCAGAACCGGATAAAATTCCTCAAGATTATTACCCCAGTTTAGATGAATTACAACACTCAGATAGAAAAACGAGGCAACATAATTTTACCCATACAAACCATTTCTTGAACCTCAGTTTTGAAAAACCACCTTCACCGATTTTATCATCGAAGGTAAAAAATTCGACGGAAAGGAAAAAGGCGGAAGCTCaagaagttattaataaaaatattcaggTTATTAAATATGTGCAGGACATTGAGCAAATGCAGCAAAATCTAATGCAACAAGAACAGAAGCATGTGACTTCTAATCATAGCACAAATTCGAATGAAATTTTAGTAGCAAATTCAGTAACAAATTGTAATTTTGATTCCGACAACAACAATCCCAGTTGcaacaatattaacaataaagaTCCCGTTGTGAATCCAAGATGTAATAATCTTCGGCCACGTCGGGGGTATGCTCAAAACAGtcaaaatgtacaaaatcaAGTATCGTATGaagaacaacatttaaaaaaaaccggATATTCATACCACGATGAAAATTCCAAGAAAGTGCATAATACTGAATGCTCCGGTGTCCATTCGGAAAACAAAAGTAGTCCAGGAACAATGGGAACATCCGACGACATTGAAACACAAAAAGTCAATTGTCAAAATAATCCAAGATCACTGCAAGAAATGCAAAATATCGAATCGGGTACCAGTAAATCAAGTAAAAATGAAACACCAATAAAAACAGGGAAAGAGCAGAATGCTAATGTTAAACATGAAACAATTAAGTCGGGAAATATACATTTGACAAATTCGAAACAAGACCAACAAGAAGATagtgaatgtaaaaaaaacaaacaaggtATACCTTTGGATACAGATCAGTCTCAGAAAGTAGAATCGCAGGTgtctaataaacaaaaagtCTTGAGACCTGCTGTCATATTGTTAGACGAAGCTTCGTCTGATATTACAAAGAATAGTGATTTACCAACGGAACTTAGGTTTGGCTTCGAAATTAACGAACAACTTTTATTATCTGAAGATTCTGTAACTGAAGAGACTTCAACTGCCAGTTCTGTTTTTCCTTCTGTAATTCCACCACTTGTAAACAAACCATCTTCGAATTTTGATAGATACCCTCCAATGTTTGAGAAACATATGCGATGTGATAAGTTTACTTCTAATTTTATGGAATCACCAAATACTCATGTAACGCAACAGCCAATGCACCCGGTAATGGGCCAACGGTTACCGTGTATTGGTTATCCTCCAAGATTTCCATCACCTACATATATGCCACCACCACCTGCGCCTCCTATGGGGATAATGGAAAAATATCATCAACCGAAAGAAGACTTTTCTGTGCTTTACGTAGCTCCCGAGGAAGACGTTAATATACAGACATACAATCATGATAAAATAGTCTCATTTGTTGGATTAG
- the Tyf gene encoding twenty-four isoform X2: MSTADTALSISIKMAPGPEHRQEPVAPDKTAENNRSDISNETDIENSVVGVETITNQTLNTESASTNIDTNTDSTSQSASTCVTSDNKQEEPATLSTLNEGELRALLDEAITYKCPKDREGKSSLFKELLQEAEADETEEGRRIIANSRCLPGTNRRRHKRDSVSERLTHGGSLQNLTQPITSEFDSSFAYLTSGSSHTYGGSRRKNKKYTGPSVSARQREGGSLPSNVNASHSLASLANLDLLFDKKKGFCEERTAYDWTNKEKSKSLDKPSCTSVKKEEKEKDKKDIKKDLCESELEIREKRSNKGKHGTNEMLDSDHPPPEYKSDYMVIDLGDAEVGTISERNVGPAISGVQRPHSLDTEDDEGTEMKIIEPRRPQYISHTTFDIAQTPVDTTIDFSFREHSGKQDKSKISVNGTLSFQTFNSVKCGIGGTSNTSSASQGKVVPSLCSMMSASLQTQNITMGSRYTAHTTASGEKKSLDENGNAVQNYNGERKKNGKKNIQEHNVIVYSAEAVEGHRNEDIESLINFIENKESKSKKGKPGNPVRVKTNSGAKPRSREKDAKREQLPAKLQKSNSLEEISKTKLEDLTTENNISSSVASNLSSQHGTINVALRRAKQKSTGDAAIDSRGDRRSWGTEEGQSIYCNDTGDDYASRRNSNKKINPEPEHETEFLVVTKKKKSKKQRRSSSGSRAQNLTTSGSYLQNSRGFSNEYRTPLSPERRRKSASSMPPSDKSDSSDSDSVHSLPVTSNTSKHNLSKIATSSGGTPQASYADIARMATMNMTHSSVLNMSTIVPSMLNTSSWPSVPPKTLSEPDKIPQDYYPSLDELQHSDRKTRQHNFTHTNHFLNLSFEKPPSPILSSKVKNSTERKKAEAQEVINKNIQVIKYVQDIEQMQQNLMQQEQKHVTSNHSTNSNEILVANSVTNCNFDSDNNNPSCNNINNKDPVVNPRCNNLRPRRGYAQNSQNVQNQVSYEEQHLKKTGYSYHDENSKKVHNTECSGVHSENKSSPGTMGTSDDIETQKVNCQNNPRSLQEMQNIESGTSKSSKNETPIKTGKEQNANVKHETIKSGNIHLTNSKQDQQEDSECKKNKQGIPLDTDQSQKVESQVSNKQKVLRPAVILLDEASSDITKNSDLPTELRFGFEINEQLLLSEDSVTEETSTASSVFPSVIPPLVNKPSSNFDRYPPMFEKHMRCDKFTSNFMESPNTHVTQQPMHPVMGQRLPCIGYPPRFPSPTYMPPPPAPPMGIMEKYHQPKEDFSVLYVAPEEDVNIQTYNHDKIVSFVGLAWDAVMREMPVTASGRIQFYSGQ, encoded by the exons ATGAGCACAGCGGACACAGCGCTGTCAATTTCGATCAAAATGGCCCCAGGGCCGGAACATCGTCAAGAACCAGTAGCTCCCGATAAAACTGCTGAAAATAACCGTAGTGATATTTCTAatgaaacagatattgaaaattcagtgGTAGGTGTTGAGACTATTACTAATCAGACTTTGAACACAGAAAGTGCTTCAACAAACATTGATACCAATACAGATTCAACAAGTCAGAGTGCATCAACCTGTGTTACTTCGGATAATAAACAG GAAGAACCTGCTACGTTGTCTACATTAAATGAAGGTGAATTACGTGCATTATTGGATGAAGCTATAACATATAAGTGTCCCAAAGATCGTGAAGGAAAGTCCAGCCTGTTTAAA GAGCTACTGCAAGAAGCGGAGGCTGATGAAACTGAAGAAGGTCGTAGAATAATAGCAAATTCACGCTGCCTGCCTGGAACAAATCGTAGGAGACATAAACGAGACTCTGTATCTGAAAGGCTCACGCACGGAGGATCGTTGCAGAATTTGACACAACCTATTACTTCAGAGTTTGATAGCAGTTTTGCCTACTTGACGTCTGGTTCTAGCCATACTTACGGAGGAAGTAGAAGAAAGAATAAGAAATATACAGGACCTAGTGTATCTGCAAGGCAAAGGGAAGGTGGATCATTACCATCAAATGTTAATGCATCGCATAGTCTTGCTTCGTTGGCTAATTTAGATTTATTGTTCGATAAGAAG AAGGGTTTCTGCGAAGAGCGGACAGCGTATGACTGGACcaataaagaaaaatcaaaatcccTGGACAAACCATCGTGTACTAGCGTAAAGaaggaagagaaagaaaaggacaaaaaagatataaaaaaagatttgtGTGAAAGTGAACTTGAAATACGTGAGAAACGAAGTAATAAAGGAAAACACGGGACAAATGAGATGCTTGACTCAGATCATCCTCCACCAGAGTATAAGTCAGATTACATGGTAATCGATTTAGGTGATGCTGag gTGGGCACCATTAGCGAGAGGAATGTGGGACCCGCTATAAGTGGGGTTCAAAGACCTCACTCTTTGGATACGGAAGACGATGAAGGAACTGAAATGAAAATTATCGAACCGCGTAGACCTCAGTATATATCGCACACTACTTTCGATATAGCTCAGACCCCAGTGGACACTACTATAGATTTTTCTTTCCGAGAGCATAGTGGGAAACAAGATAAATCAAAAATATCTGTTAATGGTACACTttcttttcaaacttttaacaGTGTGAAGTGTGGTATCGGTGGAACCTCAAATACTTCTAGTGCTAGTCAGGGTAAAGTAGTACCAAGCTTATGCTCCATGATGTCTGCGTCCTTACAAACACAGAATATCACAATGG GTTCCAGGTATACAGCGCATACTACGGCGTCTGGAGAAAAGAAATCCTTGGACGAAAATGGAAATGCAGTGCAAAACTATAATGGGGAAcggaaaaaaaatggtaaaaagaaTATACAGGAACATAATGTTATTGTATACAGTGCAGAAGCTGTTGAAGGTCATCGTAACGAAGACATTGAGAGTTTAATTAACTTTATTGAAAACAAAGAATCCAAAAGTAAAAAAGGAAAACCTGGCAATCCAGTGAGAGTCAAAACTAATTCTGGAGCGAAACCAAGGAGTAGAGAGAAAGATGCTAAAAGGGAACAGTTACCCGCCAAGTTACAGAAATCTAATTCCCTTGAAGAAATATCCAAGACTAAGCTTGAAGACCTCACAACAGAAAACAATATTAGTTCTAGTGTCGCTAGTAACTTATCGAGTCAACATG GCACCATTAATGTTGCTTTGCGACGTGCGAAACAAAAGAGCACGGGGGACGCAGCTATCGATAGCCGCGGTGATAGACGATCCTGGGGAACAGAAGAAGGTCAGTCTATATATTGCAATGATACTGGAGATGATTATGCTAGTCGCCGAAACtccaataaaaaaatcaatccAGAGCCGGAACACGAAACAGAATTTTTGGTAGttacgaaaaagaagaaaagtaaaaaGCAAAGGAGAAGTTCCAGTGGTAGTAGAGCACAAAACTTGACAACATCCGGATCTTATCTCCAGAACTCCAGAGGATTTTCCAATGAATACAGAACACCTCTTTCTCCTGAACGTAGAAGAAAATCGGCAAGCAGTATGCCACCAAG CGACAAATCAGACAGCAGCGATTCAGACTCTGTCCATTCATTGCCAGTCACGTCAAATACTTCTAAACACAATTTATCGAAAATAGCTACCTCATCAGGCGGAACGCCACAAGCAAGTTACGCAGACATAGCTCGTATGGCAACTATGAACATGACACATAGTTCGGTGTTAAATATGTCTACAATAGTGCCGAGCATGTTAAACACATCATCGTGGCCTAGTGTGCCGCCTAAAACGCTTTCAGAACCGGATAAAATTCCTCAAGATTATTACCCCAGTTTAGATGAATTACAACACTCAGATAGAAAAACGAGGCAACATAATTTTACCCATACAAACCATTTCTTGAACCTCAGTTTTGAAAAACCACCTTCACCGATTTTATCATCGAAGGTAAAAAATTCGACGGAAAGGAAAAAGGCGGAAGCTCaagaagttattaataaaaatattcaggTTATTAAATATGTGCAGGACATTGAGCAAATGCAGCAAAATCTAATGCAACAAGAACAGAAGCATGTGACTTCTAATCATAGCACAAATTCGAATGAAATTTTAGTAGCAAATTCAGTAACAAATTGTAATTTTGATTCCGACAACAACAATCCCAGTTGcaacaatattaacaataaagaTCCCGTTGTGAATCCAAGATGTAATAATCTTCGGCCACGTCGGGGGTATGCTCAAAACAGtcaaaatgtacaaaatcaAGTATCGTATGaagaacaacatttaaaaaaaaccggATATTCATACCACGATGAAAATTCCAAGAAAGTGCATAATACTGAATGCTCCGGTGTCCATTCGGAAAACAAAAGTAGTCCAGGAACAATGGGAACATCCGACGACATTGAAACACAAAAAGTCAATTGTCAAAATAATCCAAGATCACTGCAAGAAATGCAAAATATCGAATCGGGTACCAGTAAATCAAGTAAAAATGAAACACCAATAAAAACAGGGAAAGAGCAGAATGCTAATGTTAAACATGAAACAATTAAGTCGGGAAATATACATTTGACAAATTCGAAACAAGACCAACAAGAAGATagtgaatgtaaaaaaaacaaacaaggtATACCTTTGGATACAGATCAGTCTCAGAAAGTAGAATCGCAGGTgtctaataaacaaaaagtCTTGAGACCTGCTGTCATATTGTTAGACGAAGCTTCGTCTGATATTACAAAGAATAGTGATTTACCAACGGAACTTAGGTTTGGCTTCGAAATTAACGAACAACTTTTATTATCTGAAGATTCTGTAACTGAAGAGACTTCAACTGCCAGTTCTGTTTTTCCTTCTGTAATTCCACCACTTGTAAACAAACCATCTTCGAATTTTGATAGATACCCTCCAATGTTTGAGAAACATATGCGATGTGATAAGTTTACTTCTAATTTTATGGAATCACCAAATACTCATGTAACGCAACAGCCAATGCACCCGGTAATGGGCCAACGGTTACCGTGTATTGGTTATCCTCCAAGATTTCCATCACCTACATATATGCCACCACCACCTGCGCCTCCTATGGGGATAATGGAAAAATATCATCAACCGAAAGAAGACTTTTCTGTGCTTTACGTAGCTCCCGAGGAAGACGTTAATATACAGACATACAATCATGATAAAATAGTCTCATTTGTTGGATTAG